The Campylobacter lari DNA segment ACATTTCTAGCATTATATATCCTAGCTGTGCTTATTACATGCCCTATAGTTCTAAAAGAAGAAAAATTGATACTTTTTACAAGCTGATGATCTTTTAATAACACGCAAGGTATAATTCTTGTTTTAAGCATACTAGGCCTTTAAATTTGCAAAATTTTCCAAAAGTTTCAAACCTACATTTTGGCTTTTTTCAGGGTGAAATTGCACAGCAAAAATATTATCTTTTTCAAAACTTGCACAAAAAGGTTTTTCATACTCACAAAAAGAAGTTTCCACACTTTCTAAACACTCTACATAATAAGAATGCACAAAATAAAAATCACTTTTTTCTAAAATTCCATCAAATAGCTTGCTTTTTTTATCACTAAATTGTAAATCATCCCAACCACTATGCAATAATTTTTCTTTACTTAAATCAAATTTCAAAACCTTTGCTTTTATAAAATCAAGCCCTTCGCACTCTCCGCCCTCATATCCCTTACTAGCAAAAAGTTGCATACCAAGACAAATCCCCAAAATAGGCTTTTTATCTTTTAAAACACATTCTTTTAAAAGCTCATCTAGTGCAAGTTTTTTTAAATTTTCCATACCTTGTTTAAAAGATCCAACGCCTGGTAAAACTAATTTAGAGGCATTTTTTATATCTTCTTTTTTAGAACTTATAATCACTTCTTGATTAAGTTTTTCAAAAGCTTTCAAAACAGATTTAAAATTTCCAAGATGATAATCAACAATACAAATCATTTCAAAACAAACTCATCTTTTTTTATCAATGATCCATCACTATCTCTTAAGAATTTACCATTTTCATCGCGTTTAAATATCTTTTTATTAGTATAAGAATCGACAATTTTTTCAAATTCTTTTTCACTAAAACCACTAAATTCCAAATACTTCTTAATAGCCTTTTTAGGTGGCTTTCCATCATATTTATTTACAAGTCTCACGCCCTCTTCACGGCTAATATAGCCAAGTCTTATATCCAAGCACGCATTATCCGTAGCTCT contains these protein-coding regions:
- the hisH gene encoding imidazole glycerol phosphate synthase subunit HisH encodes the protein MICIVDYHLGNFKSVLKAFEKLNQEVIISSKKEDIKNASKLVLPGVGSFKQGMENLKKLALDELLKECVLKDKKPILGICLGMQLFASKGYEGGECEGLDFIKAKVLKFDLSKEKLLHSGWDDLQFSDKKSKLFDGILEKSDFYFVHSYYVECLESVETSFCEYEKPFCASFEKDNIFAVQFHPEKSQNVGLKLLENFANLKA